In one Papilio machaon chromosome 15, ilPapMach1.1, whole genome shotgun sequence genomic region, the following are encoded:
- the LOC106710211 gene encoding graves disease carrier protein isoform X2, with the protein MALKMEPKSDLEFILRNLLAGGVAGMCSKTAVAPLDRIKILLQAQSVHYKHHGVFKGLMAIVKQESIFALYKGNGAQMVRIFPYAATQFTSFEIYKKYLSVINIPMVQHGDKFVAGAAAGVTAVTLTYPLDTIRARLAFQVTGEHRYTGIANTAITMFRTEGGIHALYRGFVPTMMGMIPYAGFSFYCFESLKYLCMKYAPTTLCRKCDRNTGGLVLTVPGKLVCGGLAGAVAQSVSYPLDVTRRRMQLACMDPNTAKFGAGMIKTLTLIYRENGVTKGLYRGMSINYLRAIPMVATSFSTYELMKQLLQLDTGMSVA; encoded by the exons atggctTTAAAAATGGAACCAAAGAGTGACCTAGAGTTTATCTTGAGGAATTTATTGGCAGGGG GTGTAGCGGGTATGTGTTCTAAAACTGCAGTGGCTCCGTTAGACAGAATAAAGATCCTCCTTCAAGCGCAATCTGTGCATTACAAACATCATGGGGTATTTAAAGGACTGATGGCAATTGTCAAACAGGAGTCCATATTTGCTCTATACAAGGGAAATGGTGCTCAAATGGTTCGGATATTCCCATATGCGGCAACACAATTTACAAGTTTTGAAATTTACAAGAag TACCTTAGCGTGATAAACATCCCGATGGTACAACACGGGGATAAGTTCGTAGCGGGCGCTGCGGCTGGCGTCACAGCTGTCACGCTCACATACCCGCTCGATACGATACGAGCGCGCCTCGCCTTCCAAGTGACCGGCGAGCACCGCTACACCGGCATCGCTAATACCGCCATTACCATGTTCCGCACG GAGGGCGGTATACATGCGCTATACCGCGGCTTCGTGCCGACCATGATGGGTATGATCCCATACGCCGGCTTCAGCTTCTACTGCTTCGAGTCGCTTAAGTACCTCTGTATGAAGTACGCGCCCACCACACTCTGCAGGAAGTGCGACAGGAATACAG GTGGTCTGGTGCTGACGGTGCCGGGTAAGCTGGTGTGCGGGGGGCTGGCGGGTGCGGTGGCGCAGTCCGTGTCCTATCCGTTGGATGTGACGCGCCGCCGCATGCAGCTCGCCTGCATGGACCCCAACACCGCCAAGTTTGG CGCGGGTATGATCAAAACATTAACTTTGATATACCGAGAGAACGGTGTCACCAAAGGCCTGTATCGCGGCATGAGCATCAACTACCTCAGAGCCATTCCAATGGTCGCCACTTCATTCTCCACATACGAGCTCATGAAGCAGCTACTCCAACTGGACACGGGCATGAGCGTCGCGTAG
- the LOC106710211 gene encoding graves disease carrier protein isoform X1 — protein sequence MALKMEPKSDLEFILRNLLAGGVAGMCSKTAVAPLDRIKILLQAQSVHYKHHGVFKGLMAIVKQESIFALYKGNGAQMVRIFPYAATQFTSFEIYKKYLSVINIPMVQHGDKFVAGAAAGVTAVTLTYPLDTIRARLAFQVTGEHRYTGIANTAITMFRTEGGIHALYRGFVPTMMGMIPYAGFSFYCFESLKYLCMKYAPTTLCRKCDRNTGGLVLTVPGKLVCGGLAGAVAQSVSYPLDVTRRRMQLACMDPNTAKFGSAGMIKTLTLIYRENGVTKGLYRGMSINYLRAIPMVATSFSTYELMKQLLQLDTGMSVA from the exons atggctTTAAAAATGGAACCAAAGAGTGACCTAGAGTTTATCTTGAGGAATTTATTGGCAGGGG GTGTAGCGGGTATGTGTTCTAAAACTGCAGTGGCTCCGTTAGACAGAATAAAGATCCTCCTTCAAGCGCAATCTGTGCATTACAAACATCATGGGGTATTTAAAGGACTGATGGCAATTGTCAAACAGGAGTCCATATTTGCTCTATACAAGGGAAATGGTGCTCAAATGGTTCGGATATTCCCATATGCGGCAACACAATTTACAAGTTTTGAAATTTACAAGAag TACCTTAGCGTGATAAACATCCCGATGGTACAACACGGGGATAAGTTCGTAGCGGGCGCTGCGGCTGGCGTCACAGCTGTCACGCTCACATACCCGCTCGATACGATACGAGCGCGCCTCGCCTTCCAAGTGACCGGCGAGCACCGCTACACCGGCATCGCTAATACCGCCATTACCATGTTCCGCACG GAGGGCGGTATACATGCGCTATACCGCGGCTTCGTGCCGACCATGATGGGTATGATCCCATACGCCGGCTTCAGCTTCTACTGCTTCGAGTCGCTTAAGTACCTCTGTATGAAGTACGCGCCCACCACACTCTGCAGGAAGTGCGACAGGAATACAG GTGGTCTGGTGCTGACGGTGCCGGGTAAGCTGGTGTGCGGGGGGCTGGCGGGTGCGGTGGCGCAGTCCGTGTCCTATCCGTTGGATGTGACGCGCCGCCGCATGCAGCTCGCCTGCATGGACCCCAACACCGCCAAGTTTGG AAG CGCGGGTATGATCAAAACATTAACTTTGATATACCGAGAGAACGGTGTCACCAAAGGCCTGTATCGCGGCATGAGCATCAACTACCTCAGAGCCATTCCAATGGTCGCCACTTCATTCTCCACATACGAGCTCATGAAGCAGCTACTCCAACTGGACACGGGCATGAGCGTCGCGTAG
- the LOC106710210 gene encoding sialin — protein MDDADVPAKGNIFGKVVPARYVLAVLGSIAMAIVYGLKVNLSVAMVGMLNHTSIRLASNPDRELLELGNYTPPSDVECQPTSGGSHTTEMDGPFEWSSEIQGIILSCYFWGYFVSQIPGARVAELFSAKWVMFFSVTINVVCTLLTPVMAEAHYIAVVIMRIGEGIGGGVTFPAMHVLLSKWAPPAERSVMAALVYAGTSLGTVISMLMAGMLTASLGWESVFYVMGGLSCLWCVLWVALVQDTPQQQPLISTEEREMIVTSLGGKTNDHTPHKKLPVPWRAVLTSPAFLAILVAHACSNWGWYMLLIELPFYMKQVLKFNMTENAVTTSLPFLSLWIFSIALSRTLDWLRGKNIITTTTARKIGTLFASAVPAACLLSLCYVGCARGAAVALTALGVTCIGGMFCGFLSNHIDIAPNFAGTLMALTNTVATVPGIVVPIFVGVLTHGNQTISAWRIIFFVTIGLYIIEIIVYTLFGSGEQQPWNNPPENHDEEGAKRPLNTETEKTHV, from the exons ATGGATGATGCTGATGTACCAGCAAAGGGGAATATATTCGgaa AAGTGGTACCGGCGCGGTATGTGCTCGCGGTGCTGGGCTCTATCGCGATGGCGATTGTCTATGGTTTGAAGGTGAACCTGTCAGTTGCTATGGTGGGAATGCTCAACCACACGTCCATACGCCTAGCCTCTAATCCTGACAGGGAGCTCCTGGAGTTGGGGAACTACACGCCGCCTAGTGACGTCGAATGCCAACCTACTTCTGGCGGCAGTCACACCACG GAAATGGATGGACCATTCGAGTGGTCATCAGAAATTCAAGGCATAATACTTAGTTGCTACTTCTGGGGTTATTTCGTTTCTCAAATACCTG GTGCTCGAGTAGCAGAGTTATTCTCCGCGAAATGGGTGATGTTCTTCAGCGTCACTATAAATGTGGTGTGCACCCTGCTCACACCTGTCATGGCGGAGGCACATTACATTGCGGTGGTCATCATGAGGATAGGAGAAGGTATAGGTGGG GGTGTAACATTTCCTGCGATGCATGTACTGTTGTCGAAATGGGCACCGCCGGCTGAGCGTAGCGTAATGGCGGCGCTGGTATACGCGGGAACTTCGCTCGGTACAGTCATATCTATGCTCATGGCGGGCATGCTCACTGCTTCGCTGG GTTGGGAGAGCGTGTTCTATGTGATGGGAGGTCTGTCGTGTCTGTGGTGCGTGTTGTGGGTGGCGCTGGTGCAGGACACGCCACAGCAGCAGCCTCTCATCAGCACCGAGGAGCGGGAGATGATCGTCACCTCGTTGGGAGGGAAGACCAATGATCACACGCCACATAAG AAGTTGCCGGTGCCATGGCGTGCGGTGCTGACATCACCCGCATTCCTGGCCATCCTGGTGGCGCACGCGTGCTCCAACTGGGGCTGGTATATGCTGCTCATCGAATTGCCCTTCTACATGAAGCAAGTCCTCAAGTTCAACATGACTGAG AATGCAGTAACCACTTCCCTACCTTTCTTGTCGCTGTGGATCTTCAGCATAGCGTTGAGTCGCACACTGGATTGGCTGCGTGGTAAAAACATCATCACTACCACCACTGCTAGGAAAATTGGCACCTTGTTcg CATCCGCGGTGCCGGCGGCGTGTCTGCTGTCACTGTGCTATGTGGGGTGCGCCCGGGGTGCTGCGGTGGCGCTCACCGCGCTCGGAGTCACCTGTATCGGCGGCATGTTCTGCGGCTTCCTCTCAAACCACATCGACATAGCACCAAACTTCGCTG gtACCCTCATGGCTTTGACGAATACAGTCGCAACTGTTCCCGGTATAGTTGTACCTATTTTCGTCGGAGTATTGACACATGGAAAc CAAACTATATCAGCGTGGCGTATCATTTTCTTCGTTACAATAGGGTTGTACATAATAGAGATTATTGTGTACACGTTGTTCGGATCTGGTGAGCAGCAGCCCTGGAACAACCCCCCAGAGAACCACGATGAAGAGGGGGCCAAGAGACCTTTGAATACCGAAACTGAAAAGACGcatgtttaa
- the LOC106711311 gene encoding 5-methylcytosine rRNA methyltransferase NSUN4, with amino-acid sequence MFNILKINVSSRSFLILQARFKTKTHWAKLKKKTGPKHKALNHFDDFYGSVFGEQWPPMKEALLRRSKYVAVINNYGDAEETMKYLSNRGAHCLKDLMKIQQAFSNEYTPTEPDTDTQVKSHTNIIDNYISRLQNDEVSEIYPKSDNVPEKIDLSENLDKTIENKKVDEMVTVNRTLNQALDVAEIDQSRIIEPSMGINSEVLYQYIPATKLKGLDDWVPESLHYSYYNSKDKDFPLIVEPEKEFTYPEHLKVYTYEMNSDWSMFPEPKRSQTGVFNYYPMDCSSVVAVLALCLSPGDRLLDLCSAPGGKALVALQTLLPDVVVCNDVSISRSNRTERIFRDYLIDFENNKWRERVLLSRVDGRIFTDDQGFDKVLVDVPCTTDRHSVNEDENNIFRPDRVKERLRIPELQTQLLVNALKLVKVGGAVVYSTCSLSPVQNDGVVHTALRHAFESHQIVAVVRDLSSSLRSLSSTLQLGSGPAKPRYGQLVVPSTAANFGPAYIARLVRVK; translated from the exons atgtttaacatacttaaaataaatgtatcttCTAGATCTTTCTTAATTTTACAAGCTCGATTCAAAACAAAGACACATTGg gcaaaattaaaaaagaagacTGGCCCTAAACACAAGGCATTAAACCATTTTGACGACTTCTATGGGTCCGTTTTTGGAGAACAATGGCCTCCAATGAAAGAAGCCTTACTTCGTCGGTCTAAATACGTcgctgttataaataattatggaGATGCAGAAGAAACTATGAAATATCTTTCTAATagag GTGCCCATTGTCTTAAAGATTTAATGAAAATCCAACAAGCCTTTTCTAATGAATACACACCCACAGAACCTGATACTGATACACAAGTAAAGTCACACACAAACATTATAGATAATTATATATCAAGACTTCAGAACGATGAAGTTTCAGAAATTTATCCCAAGAGTGATAATGTACCagaaaaaatagatttaagtgAAAATCTtgataaaacaatagaaaataaaaaagttgatgAAAT GGTAACTGTAAATAGAACCCTGAATCAAGCATTAGATGTTGCAGAAATAGACCAGTCTAGAATAATTGAACCTTCTATGGGAATCAATTCCGAAGTTCTCTACCAATATATACCAGCAACTAAACTCAAAGGTTTAGATGATTGGGTGCCCGAGTCTCTTCAttattcttattataatagca AAGATAAAGACTTCCCATTAATAGTAGAACCGGAAAAGGAATTCACTTATCCGGAACATTTGAAAGTGTACACATATGAAATGAACAGTGATTGGAGCATGTTTCCTGAACCAAAGAGATCTCAGACAG gTGTTTTTAACTATTACCCAATGGATTGTAGCAGTGTGGTTGCAGTGCTAGCACTTTGTCTTTCACCTGGTGATAGATTGCTAGACTTATGTTCCGCACCAGGGGGCAAAGCCCTAGTCGCGTTGCAGACATTGCTGCCCGATGTAGTTGTTTGTAATGATGTATCTATATCTAGGTCTAACAG gacTGAAAGGATATTCCGTGACTATTTGATAGACTTCGAGAATAACAAATGGCGGGAAAGAGTGCTCCTTTCCCGCGTTGATGGACGTATATTTACTGATGATCAAGGATTCGACAAG GTTCTTGTAGACGTGCCGTGCACTACAGATAGACATTCAGTGAACGAGGATGAGAACAATATATTCAGGCCGGACCGAGTGAAGGAGAGATTGCGTATACCGGAGCTGCAGACACAGCTATTAGT GAACGCTTTAAAGCTAGTAAAGGTGGGCGGGGCAGTGGTGTACTCGACGTGCTCTCTGAGTCCAGTACAAAACGACGGCGTGGTGCACACTGCGCTCAGGCACGCCTTCGAATCCCATCAAATTGTCGCTGTTGTTAG AGATCTATCATCATCACTGCGCAGTCTGAGCAGCACATTACAGCTGGGCAGCGGACCCGCAAAGCCCCGCTACGGGCAGCTGGTGGTGCCCTCAACTGCCGCTAACTTTGGACCCGCATACATAGCTAGACTCGTCAGAGTTAAGTGA
- the LOC106711297 gene encoding uncharacterized protein LOC106711297: MASGRLQSVPQGAAHLDTVRSLHQTVVSLRTALEVSKNELQELKEKYEQHSHCLEYADVIEKLTVENHILRRKIIDSGLDDREASENIKFKVISSPTKNVEECVNSQVVTETITSDSNNKVTAEKVAAVELEKLYTCSPTEKLENIQEENSKSSITDLESPRPQSDISEGPKSQITVAEDKGVPSYKTKLELLSKFDVKIKVRTLKEGSIVSTSTITSETDSTDNQKKADSFSRKESQESANFQFKEKKEHFDNFIDLDGNEINFKTVSKENIKMAVPNEAEVKSKVDKFDVQVRITSEENLVVKESTERLRRKDTLNLDVDDLSLRSLSEGDNSVFSEGGTTPMEPRPPDDREDASGNESEEVDDIELIFTTDESKDISNLQEDLVSIRETEHWVPNSASTVHSTPVLIKFHTLDPDFQPSERPENVENRESSHEGVVGDSLKQKRVSLPNDKEIKHVAFNGKGSLDLPGRGILKICDNKSDNMLYRRSPNASTRRLDSVDSLTCEYNRGLSFDNTKSSSFELGSSMDILHREESVDSFHKTGRFGHRFSMFAETDISKCGISEDDLASNFNIRRNTCPNPFQYRPLPYRGTVRGGKPVTSSRRPVLRESCGPRRESAAQTDMSALPPRWTSDGYLAYKSSSRVVSCPTTVPQRVTSRRPAPPCARAPPPARRTDRSDDARRVLLSDIGFTSMVPELSRSAEPLWNLRRTAPDSPQPRHRGSSYRSPCPSIDRSNDWTIHTKYTSTAKGEYRPWRGSLPDVRNDDTDELLQEAETFLRRSIDNITAAADEPECIHTGQGQPYVPGEARQLRLGHAVKLITPQGRLAVGRVRYVGIAGGSAANSGVVVGAEFSQAQYPGLPPNDGTYRGRRYFLAPPQYTAIFVPFSKVVMAWAN, from the exons ATGGCCAGTGGCAGGCTGCAGTCGGTCCCACAAGGGGCTGCGCATTTGGATACAGTGAGGTCTCTACATCAAACTGTTGTGTCTTTGAGGACTGCTTTAGAAGTATCAAAGAATGAATTGcaagaattaaaagaaaaatatgagCAACATTCTCATTGCTTAGAGTATGCTGATGTCATAGAAAAATTGACTGtagaaaatcatattttacgAAGAAAAATTATTGACTCCGGTTTGGATGATAGAGAAGCATcggaaaatataaagtttaaagtaatATCCAGTCCAACAAAAAATGTTGAGGAATGTGTAAATAGTCAAGTTGTAACTGAAACTATAACTTCTGATAGCAACAATAAAGTAACTGCAGAAAAAGTAGCAGCAGTAGAAttggaaaaattatatacatgtTCACCAACAGAAAAGCTTGAAAATATCCAAGAGGAGAACTCTAAATCAAGTATAACTGATTTAGAATCTCCAAGACCTCAGTCAGATATTTCTGAAGGACCTAAGAGTCAGATTACAGTAGCTGAAGATAAAGGTGTACCgagttataaaactaaattggaATTACTATCAAAAtttgatgttaaaataaaagttagaaCATTAAAAGAAGGTAGTATTGTTTCTACTTCTACTATTACTTCAGAAACTGATTCTACTGATAATCAAAAGAAGGCAGATAGCTTTTCTAGAAAAGAATCACAAGAATCTGCAAATTTCCAATTTAAGGAAAAGAAGgaacattttgataatttcATAGACTTGGATGGTAAtgagataaattttaaaacagtgtCTAAAGAGAATATCAAAATGGCTGTGCCTAATGAAGCAGAAGTTAAGTCTAAAGTTGATAAATTTGATGTACAAGTGAGAATTACATCTGAAGAGAATTTGGTAGTAAAAGAAAGCACTGAGCGACTTAGAAGGAAGGACACACTTAATTTGGATGTTGATGATTTGAGTCTTAG ATCTTTGTCAGAGGGTGATAACTCTGTGTTCTCTGAGGGCGGTACTACGCCAATGGAACCGCGACCCCCTGACGACAGGGAGGACGCCAGTGGCAATGAGTCAGAAGAGGTTGATGACATAGAACTTATATTCACGACAGATGAGTCCAAAGATATCAGTAATTTGCAG GAAGATCTAGTTTCGATACGTGAAACTGAGCATTGGGTACCAAACTCAGCATCTACTGTCCACTCTACTCCGGTGCTAATCAAATTCCACACCCTCGACCCTGACTTCCAACCTAGTGAAAGACCAGAAAACGTTGAAAACCGAGAGAGCAGTCACGAGGGTGTCGTTGGGGATTCATTGAAACAGAAAAGAGTATCTCTTCCTAATGACAAAGAAATCAAGCACGTCGCCTTTAATGGTAAAGGCAGTTTGGATCTGCCTGGTCGAGGCATACTGAAGATTTGCGATAACAAGTCTGACAACATGTTATATAGACGGAGCCCTAACGCAAGTACTAGGAGACTAGACAGTGTTGATAGTCTGACATGTGAATATAATAGGGGCTTGAGTTTTGACAATACTAAGTCATCAAGCTTCGAATTAGGATCCAGTATGGATATACTTCATAGAGAGGAAAGTGTGGATAGCTTCCATAAGACTGGACGTTTTGGACATCGGTTTTCGATGTTTGCGGAAACCGATATTTCCAAATGTGGTATTTCAGAAGACGATCTCGcgagtaattttaatatacgcAGGAATACGTGCCCTAATCCATTTCAATAcag ACCGCTGCCGTACCGCGGTACAGTGCGCGGCGGAAAGCCTGTGACGTCATCTCGTCGGCCCGTGCTGCGCGAGAGTTGCGGCCCGCGGCGGGAGAGCGCGGCTCAGACAGACATGTCCGCGCTACCGCCCAGGTGGACCTCCGACGGATATCTGGCTTATAAG AGTTCATCTCGCGTGGTGAGTTGTCCGACCACGGTGCCTCAGCGCGTGACGTCAcgccgccccgccccgccctgcgcacgcgccCCGCCCCCCGCACGTCGTACAGACCGCAGTGATGACGCCAGACGCGTGCTCCTCAGCGACATTG gaTTTACATCAATGGTACCCGAATTATCGAGGTCTGCGGAGCCCCTGTGGAACTTACGACGTACTGCACCGGACTCGCCACAGCCGAG ACATCGGGGCTCATCGTATCGCTCACCGTGCCCCAGTATAGACCGCAGCAACGACTGGACTATCCATACCAAGTATACTAGTACTGCCAAGG GTGAATACCGTCCGTGGCGCGGCTCTTTGCCGGACGTCAGGAACGACGACACGGACGAACTGCTGCAGGAGGCGGAGACCTTCCTGCGGCGCTCCATTGACAATATCACCGCCGCTGCTGACGAAC CGGAGTGTATCCACACGGGGCAGGGGCAGCCATATGTACCGGGCGAGGCGCGACAGCTGCGGCTGGGACATGCCGTCAAACTCATCACACCGCAGGGCCGCCTCGCCGTCGGCAGGGTCAG ATACGTGGGTATAGCGGGGGGTAGTGCTGCCAACAGTGGGGTAGTGGTGGGCGCGGAGTTCTCACAGGCTCAATACCCCGGCCTGCCGCCCAACGACGGCACCTACCGCGGTCGTCGCTACTTCCTCGCCCCTCCTCAATATACCGCCATCTTCGTACCCTTTTCTAAAGTCGTTATGGCCTGGGCTAATTAA